One window of the Trifolium pratense cultivar HEN17-A07 linkage group LG2, ARS_RC_1.1, whole genome shotgun sequence genome contains the following:
- the LOC123908158 gene encoding DNA polymerase kappa isoform X4 — translation MEGSEEDHPWQSYNTVYTTAKAGMEGVDKDKVQRVVYEMSKGSKYFQNEERKEAFIKHKIDNMRLQFANLTQADLSHYQKVADRRILELEASRDLSRIWLHVDMDAFYAAVETLSNPTLKGKPMAVGSMSMISTANYEARKFGVRSAMPGFIARKLCPELIFVPVDFNKYNHYSDLTRKVFQRYDPNFIAGSLDEAYLDITEVCRERNVKSEEIAQEIRASVYEETGLTCSAGVAPNRLLAKVCSDINKPNGQYVLPNDRLAVMTFISSLPIRKIGGIGKVTEQILKEVFGINTCEQMLDKSSYLCALFSQSTADFFYSVGLGLGKTDSPQVRFRKSISNERTFSVTEDEVLLHKKLAELAEMLSTDMQKEGLQGRTLTLKLKTASFEVRNRAVTLQNYINSSEDILKHASKLLKAELPVSVRLMGLRVSQFNGEKFGATPDPRQKTITNFITSGGANRKNSSFSDVADHDFVSDTETDVSIDGRHTDQLDGRDPFDGNHSLDVNYQSCTLWKNDGAEKVQTSDNDDPSSTHSGFTEVLGSTSFQGQFEGKNVNNEFNLLEDDKLNSSCQESIMLWLDDYKCSLCGTELPPSFVEERLEHSDFHFAEKLQKEESSIHPASTPIQSQDQKHRINRQSKSKKQKLSHKEGRYTPIDQFFVRE, via the exons ATGGAGGGAAGCGAAGAAGATCATCCATGGCAGTCTTACAACACTGTCTACACAACCGCCAAAGCag GAATGGAGGGGGTTGACAAGGATAAAGTGCAAAGGGTAGTTTACGAAATGAGTAAAGGATCCAAATATTTTCAGAATGAGGAACGCAAAGAGGCTTTCATCAAACACAAAATCGACAACATGAGACTTCAATTTGCAAACCTTACCCAAGCTGATTTATCCCATTACCagaag GTTGCTGATAGAAGGATTCTTGAGCTGGAAGCGTCGCGTGACCTTTCAAGGATTTGGTTACATGTAGATATGGATGCTTTCTATGCAGCAGTTGAGACTTTAAGTAATCCTACCTTAAAGGGAAAGCCAATGGCTGTCGGTAGCATGTCTATGATATCTACCGCCAATTATGAG GCCAGGAAATTTGGGGTTCGTTCTGCCATGCCTGGGTTCATTGCACGGAAGCTATGTCCAGAGTTAATCTTTGTCCCAGTAGATTTCAACAAGTATAATCATTACAGTGATTTGACCAGAAAAG TTTTTCAGAGGTATGATCCCAATTTCATTGCTGGTAGCCTGGATGAAGCATACCTTGATATAACTGAAGTTTGCAGAGAAAGGAATGTCAAAAGTGAAGAA ATTGCTCAAGAAATCAGAGCCAGTGTTTATGAAGAGACCGGTCTCACATGTAGTGCTGGAGTGGCACCAAATCGCTTACTTGCTAAG GTTTGCTCAGACATAAACAAGCCAAATGGACAGTATGTTTTACCAAATGACCGCTTGGCTGTTATGACTTTCATATCCTCCCTTCCTATCAGAAAG ATTGGGGGCATTGGTAAGGTCACTGAACAAATTTTGAAGGAAGTTTTTGGAATAAACACATGTGAGCAGATGCTGGATAAGAGTAGCTATCTGTGTGCTCTTTTTTCTCAGTCAACAGCAG attttttttactCTGTGGGTTTAGGTTTGGGAAAGACAGATTCCCCCCAAGTAAGATTTCGGAAAAGTATCAGCAATGAGAGGACGTTTTCTGTCACTGAGGACGAAGTGCTGTTGCATAAAAAATTGG CGGAGCTTGCTGAAATGCTATCCACAGACATGCAAAAAGAGGGTCTGCAAGGGCGAACATTGACTCTTAAACTGAAAACTGCTTCTTTTGAG GTTCGAAATAGAGCCGTGACTTTACAAAACTACATCAACTCTAGTGAGGATATTTTGAAGCATGCATCAAAATTGCTGAAAGCTGAACTTCCGGTTTCAGTAAGATTAATGG GCCTTAGAGTATCTCAGTTTAATGGAGAAAAGTTTGGTGCTACACCTGATCCTAGACAGAAGACTATTACCAATTTCATTACTTCAGGAGGCGCCAATAGGAAAAATAGTTCTTTTTCAGATGTTGCGGATCATGACTTTGTCAGTGATACAGAAACTGATGTTTCCATTGACGGTAGGCACACAGATCAGCTTGATGGCAGAGATCCTTTTGATGGTAATCATTCATTAGATGTAAATTACCAAAGCTGCACTCTCTGGAAAAATGATGGTGCAGAGAAG GTGCAAACTTCTGACAATGATGACCCAAGTTCTACTCACAGTGGATTTACAGAGGTTCTGGGATCAACTTCTTTCCAGGGACAGTTCGAGGGCAAAAATGTGAATAATGAGTTTAATCTCCTGGAGGATGATAAACTTAATTCTTCTTGTCAGGAATCGATAATGTTGTGGTTGGATGACTATAAATGTTCACTCTGTGGAACAGAACTTCCTCCAAGTTTTGTCGAGGAAAGATTAGAGCATTCTGATTTCCATTTTGCTGAAAAGCTTCAAAAGGAAGAATCTAGTATTCATCCAGCATCCACTCCAATTCAAAG TCAGGATCAGAAGCACAGAATCAATAGACAAAGCAAATCCAAGAAGCAAAAGTTGTCGCATAAGGAGGGCAGGTATACGCCCATTGATCAGTTTTTTGTTAGAGAGTAA
- the LOC123908160 gene encoding uncharacterized protein LOC123908160 — MDRVIMRQKRFKSINNCYHSDDDHAMNIRQCSNSNKSFILFSELSQDLMLDILTLLPLKCLLNSARYVSKFWAAAISAYLPLKPPGFYIFKYNSTTNSYFLNIQDHVNGKPERIALGIPSRMGHVMATCHGLLLLSTLATLTFVVNPILKCCFRIPTLPTNSRRLICVRSTIARVPRTAKFKLFVTDVLNVSGVNWYVFYVLTIGVDNTWKEIARKEAILECVFFWEPVYNGENDVYWITRDGVTVMDVDREIIIREYPLPPPRVDVAPFGVFLWMGDRLSCIVLVKGIISRTYHIYALDLDLGKWTLYHEMGPFDYGATCGHELDFDINITIMGLMFRFWINDQIFFIALTDPPENRKSFVGVTNIIFCYNVKTRQLTKPDDIVVDVFQALLHTNTLVSLPSTPT, encoded by the coding sequence ATGGATAGAGTAATTATGAGGCAGAAGAGATTTAAATCTATAAACAACTGCTATCACTCTGATGATGATCATGCAATGAATATTCGGCAATGCTCAAATAGTAATAAGAGTTTTATTCTGTTCTCAGAGCTCTCTCAAGACTTGATGCTTGATATCCTTACTTTGCTTCCTCTTAAGTGTCTGCTTAACTCTGCAAGGTATGTCTCCAAATTTTGGGCTGCTGCTATTTCAGCCTACCTACCTCTTAAACCACCtggtttttacatttttaagtaCAACTCAACAACAAATTCTTATTTCTTAAATATTCAAGATCATGTCAATGGAAAACCTGAAAGGATTGCTTTGGGAATACCTTCCAGAATGGGACATGTAATGGCTACTTGTCATGGGTTATTATTGCTTTCTACTTTGGCTACACTAACTTTTGTAGTAAACCCCATCCTTAAGTGCTGCTTTAGAATTCCAACTCTACCCACTAATTCAAGACGGCTCATTTGTGTTCGATCTACTATTGCACGCGTTCCTCGCACTGCCAAATTCAAGTTGTTTGTAACAGATGTCCTAAATGTTTCGGGGGTCAACTGGTATGTTTTCTACGTCCTAACAATTGGAGTTGATAACACATGGAAAGAGATAGCTAGAAAAGAAGCTATCCTtgagtgtgtttttttttgggaaCCAGTTTATAATGGAGAAAATGATGTTTATTGGATAACAAGGGATGGAGTGACTGTGATGGATGTTGACAGGGAAATTATTATAAGAGAGTATCCACTACCACCTCCACGAGTGGATGTTGCACCTTTTGGGGTTTTTTTATGGATGGGAGACCGTCTTTCTTGCATTGTTTTGGTTAAAGGTATTATTAGTAGAACATATCATATCTATGCTTTGGATTTGGATTTAGGAAAATGGACTCTTTATCATGAGATGGGACCTTTTGATTATGGAGCTACATGCGGCCACGAACTGGATTTTGATATTAATATTACAATCATGGGTTTGATGTTTCGTTTCTGGATCAACGACCAAATTTTCTTTATAGCACTTACCGACCCACCAGAAAACCGAAAATCATTTGTAGGcgttacaaatataattttttgttacaatgtcAAGACTAGACAACTGACAAAGCCTGATGACATTGTAGTGGACGTTTTTCAGGCATTGCTTCATACCAACACTCTAGTTTCGTTGCCAAGTACTCCAACATAG
- the LOC123905427 gene encoding uncharacterized protein LOC123905427, which translates to MTANNADMKVADLIDNVTGSWNNDLIQQIFCPRDVLEITKIPLKLMQNDDVPIWKCCHNGNYSVRSAYYHLVEVVIDNNHLKVEGNWNKLWKLMVPNKVKIFLWRVLRGCMASQEVWQETDCWQAMTKHNTHAISFVSMMFNMIDELDNNSMSTVAMVLWSLWWRRNQKCWNEFAGLEASTVPCYARTRTETTPDLLSWSKPPRGSLKCNIDAACYTKRNIYCVGACIRDENGRFVKAFAKCFEGKPEIYEAEAKAIGLLECLTWLNSM; encoded by the exons ATGACAGCCAATAATGCAGACATGAAGGTAGCTGATCTTATAGACAATGTTACTGGCAGCTGGAACAATGATTTAATTCAACAAATTTTCTGCCCAAGGGATGTGCTGGAAATTACCAAGATTCCTCTCAAATTGATGCAAAATGATGACGTACCGATATGGAAGTGTTGTCACAATGGCAATTACTCTGTCCGGTCTGCATATTACCATCTTGTGGAAGTGGTGATTGACAATAACCATCTCAAAGTAGAAGGAAATTGGAACAAGCTTTGGAAATTAATGGTTCCAAACAAAGTTAAAATCTTTCTTTGGAGGGTCCTTCGAG GTTGTATGGCATCACAAGAAGTGTGGCAGGAAACTGACTGTTGGCAAGCAATGACTAAGCACAACACTCATGCTATAAGTTTTGTGTCTATGATGTTCAATATGATAGATGAACTTGATAATAATAGCATGTCAACAGTGGCTATGGTTTTATGGTCCTTGTGGTGGCGACGAAATCAAAAATGCTGGAACGAATTTGCAGGATTGGAAGCAAGCACGGTGCCCTGTTATGCTCGCACACGAACAGAAACAACACCAGACCTGTTATCATGGAGTAAACCACCGAGAGGATCACTCAAATGCAATATCGACGCTGCGTGCTACACTAAACGGAATATCTATTGCGTTGGAGCATGTATTCGTGATGAAAATGGAAGATTTGTGAAAGCTTTCGCGAAATGTTTTGAAGGAAAACCAGAAATATATGAAGCTGAAGCTAAAGCTATTGGTCTATTAGAATGCTTGACATGGTTGAACAGTATGTAG
- the LOC123908158 gene encoding DNA polymerase kappa isoform X1, whose protein sequence is MEGSEEDHPWQSYNTVYTTAKAGMEGVDKDKVQRVVYEMSKGSKYFQNEERKEAFIKHKIDNMRLQFANLTQADLSHYQKVADRRILELEASRDLSRIWLHVDMDAFYAAVETLSNPTLKGKPMAVGSMSMISTANYEARKFGVRSAMPGFIARKLCPELIFVPVDFNKYNHYSDLTRKGILCIVAFPLITDGSLICTCLLVFQRYDPNFIAGSLDEAYLDITEVCRERNVKSEEIAQEIRASVYEETGLTCSAGVAPNRLLAKVCSDINKPNGQYVLPNDRLAVMTFISSLPIRKIGGIGKVTEQILKEVFGINTCEQMLDKSSYLCALFSQSTADFFYSVGLGLGKTDSPQVRFRKSISNERTFSVTEDEVLLHKKLAELAEMLSTDMQKEGLQGRTLTLKLKTASFEVRNRAVTLQNYINSSEDILKHASKLLKAELPVSVRLMGLRVSQFNGEKFGATPDPRQKTITNFITSGGANRKNSSFSDVADHDFVSDTETDVSIDGRHTDQLDGRDPFDGNHSLDVNYQSCTLWKNDGAEKVQTSDNDDPSSTHSGFTEVLGSTSFQGQFEGKNVNNEFNLLEDDKLNSSCQESIMLWLDDYKCSLCGTELPPSFVEERLEHSDFHFAEKLQKEESSIHPASTPIQRIRSTESIDKANPRSKSCRIRRAGIRPLISFLLESNQSLKLL, encoded by the exons ATGGAGGGAAGCGAAGAAGATCATCCATGGCAGTCTTACAACACTGTCTACACAACCGCCAAAGCag GAATGGAGGGGGTTGACAAGGATAAAGTGCAAAGGGTAGTTTACGAAATGAGTAAAGGATCCAAATATTTTCAGAATGAGGAACGCAAAGAGGCTTTCATCAAACACAAAATCGACAACATGAGACTTCAATTTGCAAACCTTACCCAAGCTGATTTATCCCATTACCagaag GTTGCTGATAGAAGGATTCTTGAGCTGGAAGCGTCGCGTGACCTTTCAAGGATTTGGTTACATGTAGATATGGATGCTTTCTATGCAGCAGTTGAGACTTTAAGTAATCCTACCTTAAAGGGAAAGCCAATGGCTGTCGGTAGCATGTCTATGATATCTACCGCCAATTATGAG GCCAGGAAATTTGGGGTTCGTTCTGCCATGCCTGGGTTCATTGCACGGAAGCTATGTCCAGAGTTAATCTTTGTCCCAGTAGATTTCAACAAGTATAATCATTACAGTGATTTGACCAGAAAAGGTATTCTTTGTATTGTGGCTTTTCCTTTAATTACGGATGGTAGCTTAATATGCACTTGTCTGTTAGTTTTTCAGAGGTATGATCCCAATTTCATTGCTGGTAGCCTGGATGAAGCATACCTTGATATAACTGAAGTTTGCAGAGAAAGGAATGTCAAAAGTGAAGAA ATTGCTCAAGAAATCAGAGCCAGTGTTTATGAAGAGACCGGTCTCACATGTAGTGCTGGAGTGGCACCAAATCGCTTACTTGCTAAG GTTTGCTCAGACATAAACAAGCCAAATGGACAGTATGTTTTACCAAATGACCGCTTGGCTGTTATGACTTTCATATCCTCCCTTCCTATCAGAAAG ATTGGGGGCATTGGTAAGGTCACTGAACAAATTTTGAAGGAAGTTTTTGGAATAAACACATGTGAGCAGATGCTGGATAAGAGTAGCTATCTGTGTGCTCTTTTTTCTCAGTCAACAGCAG attttttttactCTGTGGGTTTAGGTTTGGGAAAGACAGATTCCCCCCAAGTAAGATTTCGGAAAAGTATCAGCAATGAGAGGACGTTTTCTGTCACTGAGGACGAAGTGCTGTTGCATAAAAAATTGG CGGAGCTTGCTGAAATGCTATCCACAGACATGCAAAAAGAGGGTCTGCAAGGGCGAACATTGACTCTTAAACTGAAAACTGCTTCTTTTGAG GTTCGAAATAGAGCCGTGACTTTACAAAACTACATCAACTCTAGTGAGGATATTTTGAAGCATGCATCAAAATTGCTGAAAGCTGAACTTCCGGTTTCAGTAAGATTAATGG GCCTTAGAGTATCTCAGTTTAATGGAGAAAAGTTTGGTGCTACACCTGATCCTAGACAGAAGACTATTACCAATTTCATTACTTCAGGAGGCGCCAATAGGAAAAATAGTTCTTTTTCAGATGTTGCGGATCATGACTTTGTCAGTGATACAGAAACTGATGTTTCCATTGACGGTAGGCACACAGATCAGCTTGATGGCAGAGATCCTTTTGATGGTAATCATTCATTAGATGTAAATTACCAAAGCTGCACTCTCTGGAAAAATGATGGTGCAGAGAAG GTGCAAACTTCTGACAATGATGACCCAAGTTCTACTCACAGTGGATTTACAGAGGTTCTGGGATCAACTTCTTTCCAGGGACAGTTCGAGGGCAAAAATGTGAATAATGAGTTTAATCTCCTGGAGGATGATAAACTTAATTCTTCTTGTCAGGAATCGATAATGTTGTGGTTGGATGACTATAAATGTTCACTCTGTGGAACAGAACTTCCTCCAAGTTTTGTCGAGGAAAGATTAGAGCATTCTGATTTCCATTTTGCTGAAAAGCTTCAAAAGGAAGAATCTAGTATTCATCCAGCATCCACTCCAATTCAAAG GATCAGAAGCACAGAATCAATAGACAAAGCAAATCCAAGAAGCAAAAGTTGTCGCATAAGGAGGGCAGGTATACGCCCATTGATCAGTTTTTTGTTAGAGAGTAATCAAAGCTTGAAGTTATTGTAA
- the LOC123908158 gene encoding DNA polymerase kappa isoform X2, with the protein MEGSEEDHPWQSYNTVYTTAKAGMEGVDKDKVQRVVYEMSKGSKYFQNEERKEAFIKHKIDNMRLQFANLTQADLSHYQKVADRRILELEASRDLSRIWLHVDMDAFYAAVETLSNPTLKGKPMAVGSMSMISTANYEARKFGVRSAMPGFIARKLCPELIFVPVDFNKYNHYSDLTRKGILCIVAFPLITDGSLICTCLLVFQRYDPNFIAGSLDEAYLDITEVCRERNVKSEEIAQEIRASVYEETGLTCSAGVAPNRLLAKVCSDINKPNGQYVLPNDRLAVMTFISSLPIRKIGGIGKVTEQILKEVFGINTCEQMLDKSSYLCALFSQSTADFFYSVGLGLGKTDSPQVRFRKSISNERTFSVTEDEVLLHKKLAELAEMLSTDMQKEGLQGRTLTLKLKTASFEVRNRAVTLQNYINSSEDILKHASKLLKAELPVSVRLMGLRVSQFNGEKFGATPDPRQKTITNFITSGGANRKNSSFSDVADHDFVSDTETDVSIDGRHTDQLDGRDPFDGNHSLDVNYQSCTLWKNDGAEKVQTSDNDDPSSTHSGFTEVLGSTSFQGQFEGKNVNNEFNLLEDDKLNSSCQESIMLWLDDYKCSLCGTELPPSFVEERLEHSDFHFAEKLQKEESSIHPASTPIQSQDQKHRINRQSKSKKQKLSHKEGRYTPIDQFFVRE; encoded by the exons ATGGAGGGAAGCGAAGAAGATCATCCATGGCAGTCTTACAACACTGTCTACACAACCGCCAAAGCag GAATGGAGGGGGTTGACAAGGATAAAGTGCAAAGGGTAGTTTACGAAATGAGTAAAGGATCCAAATATTTTCAGAATGAGGAACGCAAAGAGGCTTTCATCAAACACAAAATCGACAACATGAGACTTCAATTTGCAAACCTTACCCAAGCTGATTTATCCCATTACCagaag GTTGCTGATAGAAGGATTCTTGAGCTGGAAGCGTCGCGTGACCTTTCAAGGATTTGGTTACATGTAGATATGGATGCTTTCTATGCAGCAGTTGAGACTTTAAGTAATCCTACCTTAAAGGGAAAGCCAATGGCTGTCGGTAGCATGTCTATGATATCTACCGCCAATTATGAG GCCAGGAAATTTGGGGTTCGTTCTGCCATGCCTGGGTTCATTGCACGGAAGCTATGTCCAGAGTTAATCTTTGTCCCAGTAGATTTCAACAAGTATAATCATTACAGTGATTTGACCAGAAAAGGTATTCTTTGTATTGTGGCTTTTCCTTTAATTACGGATGGTAGCTTAATATGCACTTGTCTGTTAGTTTTTCAGAGGTATGATCCCAATTTCATTGCTGGTAGCCTGGATGAAGCATACCTTGATATAACTGAAGTTTGCAGAGAAAGGAATGTCAAAAGTGAAGAA ATTGCTCAAGAAATCAGAGCCAGTGTTTATGAAGAGACCGGTCTCACATGTAGTGCTGGAGTGGCACCAAATCGCTTACTTGCTAAG GTTTGCTCAGACATAAACAAGCCAAATGGACAGTATGTTTTACCAAATGACCGCTTGGCTGTTATGACTTTCATATCCTCCCTTCCTATCAGAAAG ATTGGGGGCATTGGTAAGGTCACTGAACAAATTTTGAAGGAAGTTTTTGGAATAAACACATGTGAGCAGATGCTGGATAAGAGTAGCTATCTGTGTGCTCTTTTTTCTCAGTCAACAGCAG attttttttactCTGTGGGTTTAGGTTTGGGAAAGACAGATTCCCCCCAAGTAAGATTTCGGAAAAGTATCAGCAATGAGAGGACGTTTTCTGTCACTGAGGACGAAGTGCTGTTGCATAAAAAATTGG CGGAGCTTGCTGAAATGCTATCCACAGACATGCAAAAAGAGGGTCTGCAAGGGCGAACATTGACTCTTAAACTGAAAACTGCTTCTTTTGAG GTTCGAAATAGAGCCGTGACTTTACAAAACTACATCAACTCTAGTGAGGATATTTTGAAGCATGCATCAAAATTGCTGAAAGCTGAACTTCCGGTTTCAGTAAGATTAATGG GCCTTAGAGTATCTCAGTTTAATGGAGAAAAGTTTGGTGCTACACCTGATCCTAGACAGAAGACTATTACCAATTTCATTACTTCAGGAGGCGCCAATAGGAAAAATAGTTCTTTTTCAGATGTTGCGGATCATGACTTTGTCAGTGATACAGAAACTGATGTTTCCATTGACGGTAGGCACACAGATCAGCTTGATGGCAGAGATCCTTTTGATGGTAATCATTCATTAGATGTAAATTACCAAAGCTGCACTCTCTGGAAAAATGATGGTGCAGAGAAG GTGCAAACTTCTGACAATGATGACCCAAGTTCTACTCACAGTGGATTTACAGAGGTTCTGGGATCAACTTCTTTCCAGGGACAGTTCGAGGGCAAAAATGTGAATAATGAGTTTAATCTCCTGGAGGATGATAAACTTAATTCTTCTTGTCAGGAATCGATAATGTTGTGGTTGGATGACTATAAATGTTCACTCTGTGGAACAGAACTTCCTCCAAGTTTTGTCGAGGAAAGATTAGAGCATTCTGATTTCCATTTTGCTGAAAAGCTTCAAAAGGAAGAATCTAGTATTCATCCAGCATCCACTCCAATTCAAAG TCAGGATCAGAAGCACAGAATCAATAGACAAAGCAAATCCAAGAAGCAAAAGTTGTCGCATAAGGAGGGCAGGTATACGCCCATTGATCAGTTTTTTGTTAGAGAGTAA
- the LOC123908158 gene encoding DNA polymerase kappa isoform X3, producing the protein MEGSEEDHPWQSYNTVYTTAKAGMEGVDKDKVQRVVYEMSKGSKYFQNEERKEAFIKHKIDNMRLQFANLTQADLSHYQKVADRRILELEASRDLSRIWLHVDMDAFYAAVETLSNPTLKGKPMAVGSMSMISTANYEARKFGVRSAMPGFIARKLCPELIFVPVDFNKYNHYSDLTRKVFQRYDPNFIAGSLDEAYLDITEVCRERNVKSEEIAQEIRASVYEETGLTCSAGVAPNRLLAKVCSDINKPNGQYVLPNDRLAVMTFISSLPIRKIGGIGKVTEQILKEVFGINTCEQMLDKSSYLCALFSQSTADFFYSVGLGLGKTDSPQVRFRKSISNERTFSVTEDEVLLHKKLAELAEMLSTDMQKEGLQGRTLTLKLKTASFEVRNRAVTLQNYINSSEDILKHASKLLKAELPVSVRLMGLRVSQFNGEKFGATPDPRQKTITNFITSGGANRKNSSFSDVADHDFVSDTETDVSIDGRHTDQLDGRDPFDGNHSLDVNYQSCTLWKNDGAEKVQTSDNDDPSSTHSGFTEVLGSTSFQGQFEGKNVNNEFNLLEDDKLNSSCQESIMLWLDDYKCSLCGTELPPSFVEERLEHSDFHFAEKLQKEESSIHPASTPIQRIRSTESIDKANPRSKSCRIRRAGIRPLISFLLESNQSLKLL; encoded by the exons ATGGAGGGAAGCGAAGAAGATCATCCATGGCAGTCTTACAACACTGTCTACACAACCGCCAAAGCag GAATGGAGGGGGTTGACAAGGATAAAGTGCAAAGGGTAGTTTACGAAATGAGTAAAGGATCCAAATATTTTCAGAATGAGGAACGCAAAGAGGCTTTCATCAAACACAAAATCGACAACATGAGACTTCAATTTGCAAACCTTACCCAAGCTGATTTATCCCATTACCagaag GTTGCTGATAGAAGGATTCTTGAGCTGGAAGCGTCGCGTGACCTTTCAAGGATTTGGTTACATGTAGATATGGATGCTTTCTATGCAGCAGTTGAGACTTTAAGTAATCCTACCTTAAAGGGAAAGCCAATGGCTGTCGGTAGCATGTCTATGATATCTACCGCCAATTATGAG GCCAGGAAATTTGGGGTTCGTTCTGCCATGCCTGGGTTCATTGCACGGAAGCTATGTCCAGAGTTAATCTTTGTCCCAGTAGATTTCAACAAGTATAATCATTACAGTGATTTGACCAGAAAAG TTTTTCAGAGGTATGATCCCAATTTCATTGCTGGTAGCCTGGATGAAGCATACCTTGATATAACTGAAGTTTGCAGAGAAAGGAATGTCAAAAGTGAAGAA ATTGCTCAAGAAATCAGAGCCAGTGTTTATGAAGAGACCGGTCTCACATGTAGTGCTGGAGTGGCACCAAATCGCTTACTTGCTAAG GTTTGCTCAGACATAAACAAGCCAAATGGACAGTATGTTTTACCAAATGACCGCTTGGCTGTTATGACTTTCATATCCTCCCTTCCTATCAGAAAG ATTGGGGGCATTGGTAAGGTCACTGAACAAATTTTGAAGGAAGTTTTTGGAATAAACACATGTGAGCAGATGCTGGATAAGAGTAGCTATCTGTGTGCTCTTTTTTCTCAGTCAACAGCAG attttttttactCTGTGGGTTTAGGTTTGGGAAAGACAGATTCCCCCCAAGTAAGATTTCGGAAAAGTATCAGCAATGAGAGGACGTTTTCTGTCACTGAGGACGAAGTGCTGTTGCATAAAAAATTGG CGGAGCTTGCTGAAATGCTATCCACAGACATGCAAAAAGAGGGTCTGCAAGGGCGAACATTGACTCTTAAACTGAAAACTGCTTCTTTTGAG GTTCGAAATAGAGCCGTGACTTTACAAAACTACATCAACTCTAGTGAGGATATTTTGAAGCATGCATCAAAATTGCTGAAAGCTGAACTTCCGGTTTCAGTAAGATTAATGG GCCTTAGAGTATCTCAGTTTAATGGAGAAAAGTTTGGTGCTACACCTGATCCTAGACAGAAGACTATTACCAATTTCATTACTTCAGGAGGCGCCAATAGGAAAAATAGTTCTTTTTCAGATGTTGCGGATCATGACTTTGTCAGTGATACAGAAACTGATGTTTCCATTGACGGTAGGCACACAGATCAGCTTGATGGCAGAGATCCTTTTGATGGTAATCATTCATTAGATGTAAATTACCAAAGCTGCACTCTCTGGAAAAATGATGGTGCAGAGAAG GTGCAAACTTCTGACAATGATGACCCAAGTTCTACTCACAGTGGATTTACAGAGGTTCTGGGATCAACTTCTTTCCAGGGACAGTTCGAGGGCAAAAATGTGAATAATGAGTTTAATCTCCTGGAGGATGATAAACTTAATTCTTCTTGTCAGGAATCGATAATGTTGTGGTTGGATGACTATAAATGTTCACTCTGTGGAACAGAACTTCCTCCAAGTTTTGTCGAGGAAAGATTAGAGCATTCTGATTTCCATTTTGCTGAAAAGCTTCAAAAGGAAGAATCTAGTATTCATCCAGCATCCACTCCAATTCAAAG GATCAGAAGCACAGAATCAATAGACAAAGCAAATCCAAGAAGCAAAAGTTGTCGCATAAGGAGGGCAGGTATACGCCCATTGATCAGTTTTTTGTTAGAGAGTAATCAAAGCTTGAAGTTATTGTAA